The Coturnix japonica isolate 7356 chromosome 6, Coturnix japonica 2.1, whole genome shotgun sequence genomic sequence CAACAAAACACCCTAGGAAACTGTCCCATGGGTAAAggtgtggagcagagctggcagatctttaaggaagctttcctcagtgcacaagagctctccatccccaggtGTAGCAAGTcaagaaaggaaggcaaggaacctgctggtcaaactgaagagcaagaagaaaatgcacaagcagtggaagcagggacagaTACCATAGGAAGAGTACAAGGAAGCTGCTGGGATGTgtagggatggggtcaggaagCCAAGGCCCAGCTTGAACCGAGCATGGCATCTATGTCAGTTTGGGATACCAAAACCAGAAAGACCAcaagaaacttcattttcacttgGACTGTACTTGACCTCCAAATCCACCACAAATACGCCCTAGCACCCGGTTTCCAAAAGGTTTTACTTACTTGTATTTTAACAGCAGCCACTGAACAAACCACAGTCCTACAAGGATCATGCCGTTAATTTCACAAATAGAAAAGGCCCATTGCACCCGATCAAAACGATCAAAAAATGCATCTGGTAGGGGAGGCTGCACCTCCTTGGGAGGCACTCGTTCGTGAACAACTGAAATAGTCACTGTGGTAAAGACGAAACAAAAAAGTGCATAAATAAAAGCCAGGAAAGTCTTCCCCCATTCCATGGGATACTGCAAGCGCTCTGGCTCTGGCATGGGGATCTTTATCATCTCCTTCTTATAACCATTTGGCACTCCGTTCAGCTTTGTTTTACTGCTAAAGCCATTTTCATGTGCGGTGTTGTTAATGCTGACACGGACGTGCCCGTTGACATGCCCATTTTTGTGAGCCTCTATGTGATGAGCCATTTTCAAAGTCTCGATCATGTGCAATAGCTGCTGGCCGCTGTCGGATGACACTCGGGAGAGAGGCGTCTTCTTGAAATCCTCCTCCGTCAGGTTGATCAAATCCTGCCCGGTGAAGCTTTTCAATGGCTCACAATACTCCGGCACAGCATTTTCCATTAGCCAATTTGTCACCTCCTCCGGTGACCACAACACCACTTCTTTCATCCTGCCAGGCAGCCAGGGCACAGTCTTACATCGATTTTAAAGTGGGCAGCAGTCACTGCGGCTCCAGCGCATCAGAAGGCTCCTCCTTGGCTTCATCTTGTCCGAGGAAGCAGTTTGGCAGGAGACAAGTCCCTGTCTCGAACCATTTGAGGTGAGCACCCGGGTGCTGTGGCAAGCGTAGCAAATGGTTCACTTCATATTCGTGTTGGCATTCTTCTTcctggggaggggaaaaaaaaaagttacttagCATTTACCAAAAGTTTGCAATTCCTGTTCAAAGACAAAACTACCGCCAAAGAGTAAACAGACTCTGCCTTGGAAACAGAGATTGATTCAAGTGCCAGCCTTGCACGCACAAGCCCTATCCTCTGTGAGCTTGTTGCCACTTATTCCAGAGCCTTAACAATTTCTATGACAAACAATGCTTCATAGATGATTTTAGGACTTATTTTGCTCTGACACGTGAGATACAGCTTTTAATCTCTTTCTCTGTGGAATCACCTAGGTTTGATGCTTGATAAAAGACGAAGCTTTGGATGAAGGCTCACAGCACTCTGGGTACACCACCTCTATTTGGTGTGCGTGCCAAGCATGTGCATGCACTAAAATACACTAAGCTAACAGAGATAAATGTTCTCCCTCGCAACTACCCTCACTATTTAATTCACAGGAAGAAAGGATACagctctattttctttcttcctttttgcagcGGGATCACATGTACTGAGAAAAGCTTTTAGACACAGATCGCTTCATTATTCAAGTGGTGTTTAGCAAATCAGTGTTTAGTTACAGAGCTCCGAACATGGAAAAACAGGAGTGATTGAATTATGCATGTTAACCCACATTACACACCCCGAGCAGGCTCTCACTGGAGGATAGCTTGGCTTGATACCATCCCATACTGTGCTGTACTCACTGTGCTGCATTACCAGAAGGCATCTGAGCTCCTGGGTCCCACACTGGCTGCAGCATGAAGCTTGGCCATGAACCTGCACCCTCACACTGTGCCATGCTACCATCCATTTTGATGCCCATGATATTCCCATCTCAGGTGATATGCCACCAAAGAGTTCCACCAGCTGCCTCTGCGAGCTTTGCTTTACAAATTCAGCATGGATTTGGGGCTGTCAGAGCACTCGGCACACACCATGAGGTGAGGTAGTATTAAGGCTTTGCACTTGCATaagctgaagagaaatgcaGGGCAACAAAAATGCTTTCTCCATCTGCATCATAACCTGCTTCACTAAGGAGCCGGTTTCTGATAATGAACTATAAATACAGATGTGATTAGCGTAATGATACCGATTGCACCACCACAATGACAACACAGGACAAAAACTGGTATCTCAAAAGACCCGTCACGAGACTGAGAGATGAAGCAACTTTGGCAAGTctcccagctcccacctccTCGTGTTTATACAACCTTTCCTCTATATTCACAGCAAATATTAAAGGAACTTACAGCTCCTCTTCCAATTGCAAAACAGAGAGCGCTGGGAAGCGAAGCTCTTCCCCCTACCACTTCGATCCCACCACAGAGAGGTTGGAATACCAAAACCACAGTTACACCAGGAGGTTCAACAAGCACCAGGAAACCTCCCAGGTTTCTCACTGGGAGATGCAATTGAGCACAACAAGCAAATCGGAGAGCAACTAGCTCTTTGATTAAAGGAcaagagctgcctgctgccttcagctccgctctcagcctgctggccaAGGTACAGGAGCCTGCAATTTTCTGCCCACAGGTCTGCTTGGAGGACAACTAAGGACCCACGCTACATGTCATGaccttattttcatttcagaagtattAACAGAAGGGATGCGGCTGTGAAAGTAAAATCTAGACCAGTGATCCCTAATGCCTTCCTCATGCTTGCACAGTGCTTTTATTCTCTAAGCAAGGACCTTTGCTGCCAAGGCAACAGTCACTATAGAAATCAGCTAAAAAACCAGCCATCTCAGAAACCTCAACCAGCTCCACACAGCCAAAGAGATTCACAAATCCTTTCCCATGCAGTAGGTGCATTTTAGTTGCAAACTCTGTGTCATTTGTCAGCACCCCCAAAAAGCTGAGATGATCAAGCCATTAGCAAAAGTATTGCTAAAACAAGCAATGCCTGGAGACATACACGGTTTAAGGATGCTTTCTCTGTTGAAAATTAACATACACTGACATACCCACTGATGATGACTGCAcacacaagcaggaaaaaagcaagtGCTGTAACAACTGAAGTTTTAATGCTCCAGCAAAGCAACCCAGCAGCCAAGTCCAAACACTCACCAGCCAGCTGAAGTTACACGGACACTAAATGTAGTTGGGAGGAAGCTCTCGTCCTGCAGTTTTacagcacaaaacaaactgCTTGTAACAGCAGCATGTGAGTCACAGTAGTAGTCACCTCCTCTACAGGAATTTGGTCATCACTCACAATAATGCTCCCACATCTCCCCAGCTGGATGTCCTGCAACTACAAAGTGCCTCTGCCTATCTCACTAACATGAGCTCTCAAGCAATGCACTGAACCAGCTCCCTCTCTGCAGGACACTGTTGCTTCCAAACCAGAAACCGCCCCTTGCACAATACTGCACTGCCAGCAAGCAAGAGATTGCTggcattttaaaacatgaagtGATACTGGCTTTGTGCCGTAAAGACAAATATTTGCAACTAGAAGCTAACTGGAAATATAAAACAGAGGCATGGACGAGTGGACAAGTTTCACAGAGCTGAGATAGGTTTCCAAGGTCAGCCCCAGACAGAAAACATCCTACAGACGTGAAGTTAGAGCAAGAATTACTACCAAGACAAAACAGGTCTTCAATCAAACTGCAAAGAAACTCCCACATACTCTCAATATCTGCTCACACagttttagagagaaaaaattaCCTGCATGCTACATAAACCCCCAAGCAGCCTGTTTTTGCTTTAGTTATTCTACAGGAAGGAAATAAGCCTACCCTCGTTTATAGGAGCAAAGCAATGTAAAATCCACTAGCAGGCAGGGATCTCAGCAGTACAGCACTGACTCAAtgtcagagctcagcagcaaggatttcaaactgaaagtaTTTGCACTGAACCTGAATCAAGAAACAAGTTTCAGAGAGGAAGCACTGCTGGGGGGTATCCTTAAAGCTGTTGCAAAAATACATAACCTATATGGCATAAGTGTGTATTCTTGGCTTCTTTGTAGGCCTAAATGTGTTTTCTCAACTTTATTCCTCAccctttctgcagctctgaagtaGTGATGGAAACCAGCAAACACTTGGAGAAGGCTTCAGCTGACCAGCAAGCTCGTTATCTGGCCAGTTGCTAAGCAGGCCTTTTGTTCTGACACTACGAAAATCCTGCTTTTAGTGATCGAGGGGTGGACAGGATGGGGTGGGGAGAGTagctgctggctttgctttaacttttgaagaattatttcagcCCCAAAAGACTCATCGTGCACCACGGGACCAGAAGAGCAGCCAGCATTTGTAGGAACAGCTAAGGGCTTTCCACCTATTGCAAGGATGGTCCAAGCATATCTGTCATTTTGTACtgcatgctgcagcactgacatcCAAGTTCTTCAGTATTGCAACGCCTGCAGCAGGAATGGGATAGATATTAGTGTTTTTTGAACGGCTGCAATTGGAAACCAGTCTTCTGATCCCCCTACACACATGCTTTTAATTCTGTacaaaacaaagatgcaaaCAACAACCCACCTTCCCCCAGAGGCAATTTTCAAcgggagaaaaaaatatctaaattcAACTTCTAAGAACTCCGTTTTGCAATTCTACCAGCTTACCTCACATATGGGTTAATCTGCTTTGACACTGGGATCTTTAATTCTTCAGCAAAGACTTCTAGAGCAGTACCAAAGCTGTCCAACAGCGCCCATCACTTCTGCACTAAGAAGAAAgcccccacagaccccattcAAACCTGGCACGTGTGCTCTCTGGAGAGAAGCAGCCTGCACTCGGGAAGCTCCAAGGGCTGGCTGTTGTCTACATCACAGCTAAACCACATCCGTGCTGCACATTGGGATCTGGGTCAGGCAGAGGTAGGGCAGAGCTAGAAATAGAGCCCATGTCCTCGTGCAACCTTGGAGCTAACGGCAGTACTAAAATGCACATAGTGATACCTCCCTGCCTCTTGAAACTGTACAAACCTCCTTATGTCTGTATGGAAACAACAAGAGACCTCAAAGGGAAAAAGGATGACAccaaaaaaaggcagaaaaagcatcattttcCCCCCAAGGCACAGAAATGGGGAAAGCACGGGATAGAGCAAGAGGATGGAAATAACAAGgtaagaaggaagagatgcaaaagGCTTATCAAGTGTTCCATATTTTGGCTTGGTTAACCAAGTTGAAGTGgttgagaaaaagaaggaaaagaaaccaataAACACCACACATTTatcaaaagagaaagggaagttTTGCCCAGGGAAGCTGAGAATAATCTTGTGACCAATGGTAATGGAGCTCTACAATGCCAATGCCAGCACACTGTAAAACAGTCATGCAGActaggaaaatgaaaaccagcaGAAAGTACAGCGAAAATAGAGCTCGCACTGAAGGCCTAAATCAGTTAATTGccatatttcttaatatttggTCTTGTTCCTGGACTTGAACATGCATCCAGACCACAACAGCTGCTTCCTCCTGACGGCCTTTCCTTGAGCTCCAgctaatgcaaaaaaaaattgggtTTGTGTGCCTAGAAAACTCAACCTAAAACatgctttcatttctcactagaggtataaatattttattgcaataCATCACTTTTGAAGTCTGCCCAGCAGAACCAGATCAAAAAGCCTCCAAAGCCAAAGAGTCgaaatataagaaaacaaaattcagcatCATTTCTGGTGTAGTTATCCCTAGCCTGATTTTTGAACCTACATTCCTTCTTTATCCAGCAGTAAAACGTTCAGGGTTGCCTACATCGAACACAGAGATATGGAAAGCATATTGTAtgcagaaggagatgaagaTTGCTCTTGTGCAGCTGGTCCGGATCAACCAGAAACCTGGAAagcctaggaaaaaaaatggcattttagaCTGCCAGCGAGTTAATGATATTCAATCCTATTGATGGGAACTTGCCTTACCAGAGCCAGACCTACTGAAAATTCAGACAAACTGCCCTGGCATCTTCCTTTTGTGGTTAATGCTAGAGACTATCTTGCAGTTCCCTTGCCAGACTTCAGCTGcattccttctcctcttcaCTGCCAGCCACACTGATGCCAAATCTCCTGTCTGCAGTGGAGATCTGCCACTATCTGCCTTCAGCTTAATGGCAAAAACACTTTCACGTCCATTCAGCAGCATCCAGCGCAGCTGGAGATGCATCCTTTCTCCACCCCAGTGGGGCCATGCACCACCTCTTCTTAAAAAGCAAGGAGTACCAgagaaggagagcagagcagctctgtttcCCACTCGAtgggtttttattctttcctcttGCCTTTACAGAGATGACTTCAGGATAGTTGCAATCCCTCCCACTGGTTATAATACCAAGACATGGGCAACTCTACTCTGATCTTCCTGCCAGCAACAATTCAGCATGGAACCCACAGAACAGACACACACAACCTTCCTCCTGAAGATGTCCTGCATTCCTAACACTTTTCATTGCTGGATATTAGCAAAGCACAAACAGTGCTTACAAACACACCTGCTTCCATAGAACCAGTGATAGTAACTCCATGTCACCAGGTGTCGGTGGCCAAGACCATTGGCAGGATTACCTGAAAGCTTTGAGGTAAGTTCAAAGTCTACAAAACACTCGATCTTCCAATATTCATCTCAGCTTATTTTCAATGCTGTGATCAACTCTGCTCACCAATAAAGAACAGATGAGAGATAAGATAACAAGCTTGCATCTTGTTTCTGACTGCTCTGGAAATCACGAACATTTCACTATTAAGGAAAGCAAGGCATTAACACCAGTGAGGTGCTGCTCAAAAATAACCAAAGTCTGACCTGCCTGTCCCAGCCACATCGCTGTTGCTCTTTTGACCAACACTAAGTTCAGCCAGTCCTGCTCCACGGTGCTGCTCCTTGATCTGTGCTCTGGCAAGCATCCCATAACTAGATCCAGTGAGcgaaaagaacatttttaagaCCTTGCAAAGCTGATAaaatatgacattttaaaaggaggtcataaaaaaataatcttccatGTAGAAAGACTGTGGAAATTGACAAGCAGTCCCTCATGCAAGCCATGCAGACTTTCAAAGCGCTGCTTGGACTGCTAAGGAAAAAACTGCACTGTTTTAAAAGAGATAAGATCAGGTGCTATCTAATCTTCAAACCAAAACATATCAAACAGTCACTGTAATGTGCATCTGGGGTTTGCTTGGGCTTCTTTTGCTTTGGTGGTTTCCATGGTGGTGAGGGTGGGGCTGCACATGCAAAagctgcaaagaacagaaaggcacgtgaaatttgcttttgaaagcaaGTGTGTTGTATTGTTATCTGTCCTCAGGCACTCCAAAGCCTCCACTGACTCTGAATATACCTATGTTCACAAATATTTCATGTGGGCACGGGGATGAAAGTACCGCAGCATAAATCCCAATGAAATATGCAGCTCACCCCAAGTTGCAGCAcaatagaagtaaaaaaaacccaacctatTATAGTTTTTACTTCATGTCATCAGTGAAATAATGCAGGGACTTGATTtgattcagagaaaaaaaacgGTGCTGGTCTGACTCACTCTTGATCAGCTGAATTATCAAAGCCTGGCAGCATctgaagggcagcactgagggtaaccctgcccacagctgcaaGACGGCACCCCTGGGCTCACAGCTCAACACATTGCTCACTGTAGGCACCTTACAGCACGGCCCAGTAGTAAAACAGCATCTTCCATCAAGTACAGGCAAACCAAGATGATTTTGCATTCCCATCTGCCTCGCTGGGATTTCTCGGCCTGCCCAGCGGGCACAATGGATCCGCAGGAGATgggcagtgcagagcagagctggaggctcTCCTCATTTTCTGGATGAGTAACAAGGAGGGATGGATGTCTACAAAGTGTCAGGAGATCCTGGGAAAGAGCAGcatgagcagcaggaaggacagGATATATAAACAGCACCAGGACAAAACCAGGAAACTTAATTCACAACTTCACTAAAAGCCATTTTTTGCTAAGTAACCAATTTCCTTGCACtctctgttaaataaaatatgaaggGCAGGCAGGGACGTAAAATATACATGCATGCACTTACATAAGCAGTAGGTCCTGGTACTGTAGGTGCTGCACAAACTGTTGGTGACAATGGGATGCATGTCCCCTGATGGAGGACACAGACCTCAGGGTCAGTCAGTAAGCAAGGAAGTTTCATACCAGCAACTGCTGCATCCCGATTCATCCTGGTGATCCACATTGAAACAGACACTAAATTAAGAGAAATCTCTCTTTTTAAGAGCAGAAGACTGACAAATAAGACAGTGGGACAGATCCCAAGCCAcgtggcagcctgcagctgcctcCTCCTTAATTACTCAGAGGCTCTGTTTACCTGCGTTAAAAGGGACTTGGAGACAAGAGTTCCTTCTtgtttcaaaacacttttcaaagcTCTACGTAAAGCCGCATTTATTGATACAGACCCGTGATGTGTGTTTGATGtctggactagatgatctttgaggtctttttcaaccttaacaattctgtgattcatcagAAGAGCGAGCTGAACTGCATTACACCAGAATCTaacaaaaataggaagaaaggCAGTATTCATCCCAAACCAAGACCTAGACCAAAACAGCGGGTGCTCATGCCCTATGGAGCtctttatttcctattttttcccctctaaccagcagcagcacccgctctctcctccctcctttccccacTCTCCTGCAGTTCTCTCTGAGTCCTGCCTaattcctcttcctctccctctttcaAAGGTTTTCAAAGGAAGGAGAACCAACCTGAGAGGATCAGGAAGTCTGCAAAGCAAGGACGGCCGCGTTGAGCAGTGATCTctggctgcagaaatgaaaggcaCAGCAGGCTCTGTAATCACTCAAAATAAACTCCTCTGACGGCAGCTCCTGTGCTGACCGCTCGGCTGTGCCTATGCAGACTGTTACAGAACATTAAGCATTAACAAAACTTTTTCCCCACATCAATCTCACTCGGTAACAGAGCCTTCAGTCTGACTAACTGAATTACTGGATCCATTCTTTTCCCACCCTTCTCTCACAAGCTGCAAAAACCAGgcgtggaaaaaaaaaaacacttgtaaATAGTCCCTTTGCTAAATAGCTGTGATTTTATTACACGGGGAAGATAATCCtaccactgaaaaatatttatggtTTAGGAGAGGGTTGTTTATGTAAGTTTAGTAGCTCAGAGATCAAAACAGGCGCAAAGTTTTCTCCTGGCTGAGGGATTACTTGTACCTCCTGGAACAGCTCTTTGGTTTCTCCAAAACACTGCCCTGTGCAAACTGCTGGAGCTTCAGAACAGATAAGCTGCACAAGGAAATCCCTGAAAACAATGAACCTTAATGCAGCTGAAAGTTGCTTTGAGCTCTGGTTTTGAATTTGCAGTAGGGTATTTGCTCCTCCTAGCATTTCACATGCCTATTGCACAACAAAGTCTCTTATGAATGTATAATATCATACCCAGGCAGAACACATTCAGTAAGTGAAAGTAAGGCCCCAGTACTTCTCATGTTTTCCAAACTACTCCAGTAAACCTTCTCCATCAACTATTGGAATATGAGCAATACAAACAGCAAAGTCAGTCTCCTTGTAACTTTGTACTTAAATCACACAGACTGACATGAAAACTAAATGAGCCCCAACTAGAAATAGCCACACacatgctgcagctgctttcacCCCAAGCTGAGCAAGCTTAGAGCCAACAATACCAACACCAAGCATTTGAGATGCTCACCTGAATCCAGCTCCTGCACACCTCAGGTTACCTGTTCCAGAGGAGTTAAACAGTCTTCTTGCAGGCTCTAGGCACTCAGATCCCCTCCCCTCCGGCCCTACACCCCCACCCTTCTCTCTTGTACGACCACATGGTGGAAAACTCCTGTTTTCCTGGCTGGTCTTTCTGCTGGGTGAGGCAGCCAAACCAGCTGCGCAGTCACACAAGCACAAGCAAGTCCTTCCCCTTTCGGTGGCGGCAGCGAGTCAGAGTAGCTCAGCTGAATGTCGAAACCATACCTTGAGTTTCCTAATCtccctttctatttttaactGGAGTccttcccccccctctccccctttccctgccatgcaggcagctgcagagagcagctggtgACAACGGAGAACTCCATCAGGGcagttttcctggaaaatgCCATCCACAGTCCTACAGCAAGTGCACGAGCAGCAGCTGATGTGCTCTCCAGTGCTCTCCTGCACATACAAATCAAGACAGCTGAAACTGGGCTGTCTGCCCTCTCTGTCCTTCAGGTCTTGTGGCCAGGACAGTGGAGCATCACTACCCAGAGgactgctgctctcctgccacAGCTcatgcaaagcagctgaagtaCCAGACAGCGCCTCTTATCCCTAAAATGCCCAAGGAGAAAGGCACAGACAGGTAATGGAGAAGCAGCTCACAGGACAGCAGCTAGCAGCCAGCCCCTAACTCTGCTGCATTAGAACCTGAACCACCTGACAGAAGTGGGATGCAGGGCTACAGATCCCACCAACCACTCAAAGGTTTGAGCTCATCTCCTCCACGTATCCAATATTAGGCATAACACACAAACTCTGAATTCTCTCCTTGTACAGCggaacagctttaaaatgattggctttaaaaaacaatgcACAGTCACTCTGTAAAGTCAGTCAAGCAAGGAGGGCACTTTCCTATAAGGCCAGAGTTGTTCTGAACCTCTGCAGGCTGATGGAAGGCGGGGGATGCAGagcacaggctgtgcagggcGCCCAGCCACATGGAACAGCACAAGGCTGGGCTCTGAGTATTGCAAGGAGCACACGCTCCTCATAAGTGGAAGGAGAGGCAGGTCACCCACCTAAGGGAGGTCTGGCTGAGAGCTCATCATCTCAAAGGGTACGACTTGGTGAGAGCAAGTTAAAACACTGATTCTGGCTCAAACTGGCAGATTAAATCCACCTGGATTCTAGGAAACAAAGTCACCAAGCAGATCAGCCCATCAGTCATtaagtaatttaaaattaagCTTTGTTACTGAGTCACAGGACTTACGGGCAGCTGAGTAATGCTGCTGTGGCAAAAGGTGATGGGACTCAGCGGGAGCTGGGACCTTGTGTTAATGATTTACCCGCTAGTGCTGGATACGTGGTTTATTGTTATCTGCCTTCCTGCCTCAATCTGCATAACCAAATCAGCTGGCACATGAGGACGGGACTTTAAACTGAGGTGAATGCCTCAAAGATCACTTAACCAATGtgagtttaaaaatacactCAATTTCTGTCTGTGcgtgtatacatatatacacaaaaaaaagtaatgcCTGGAGGTCTCCTCGGTGTGTGTAAACATATGCCTGTGTATGCAAACCAACATCTCACTGATGGATCTGCCCAACCTCATCCCACTTCCACAGAGAGATTCCAGAGCAGAATTACCTGCAGATGTCTTCCGTGTCACTCCATCAGCATCAGTTCTGTGAACTCTTCCCACTGAGCGCACAGATGAGAAATGGCAGGACTAATGACATGGCACACTACAGGCCACGGATTCCCTGTTGCACAAATGACACCACGTCTGCCTGGGTCAACACGTAAGAACGGGGCAGAGGACAGCAGCCAACTTCATAAATCACTTCTCAtaagaaatgcattcaaattTGACCAGAATGCTCCTGCTTACTCCCGCAGGTCTCATCtttatactttattttcctaGCCACCTATGGCTGTGTAGATTCAGAAGCCAGAAGGCATGAAGCACAGCCAGCCTTGTTCTCCCATGGCTGAGGTGGGGCTAGGAGGAGGGCAGCTTGACGACTATTGCAGGTAATTAGGAGCGAGCTTTTGCAACATCTTCTTAACACGTTTAATCattatgcatttaaatattgCATGTGTCCGTGCAGATGCAACTTAATATCACGTACAGCCTTAAACAAATTAgaagaaatatgtttaattaacttttccAAAGTACTTGCAAAACTTTCATGTTGTTTAGTTgtcattttcccctttcctacAGACTTTTGCCAGGACATATTCAGATTAAAGGGTTACCAGGGAGGTCAGCCTGAAGTGGTTCTagcattttccttccaaaggaCAGTAGATCTGGGAGTTGTACTTCCAGttaagcagctgctgctttgcttcacATCTaccttccccagcactgctgtggatGATGATCACTACAAAAATGCCTCAAGTCAGCCATGGAGTCTGTGCCTGTTAGTCTCCAATCAGGAGATGAGCTATGTGACAGAATGCTAGATCTGAGGCTGATTGCTGGCACTTCAAAGAAATAGCTACTACTGAGCTTCAGtacaaatgtttctttgtgGCTCCA encodes the following:
- the SGMS1 gene encoding phosphatidylcholine:ceramide cholinephosphotransferase 1, which produces MKEVVLWSPEEVTNWLMENAVPEYCEPLKSFTGQDLINLTEEDFKKTPLSRVSSDSGQQLLHMIETLKMAHHIEAHKNGHVNGHVRVSINNTAHENGFSSKTKLNGVPNGYKKEMIKIPMPEPERLQYPMEWGKTFLAFIYALFCFVFTTVTISVVHERVPPKEVQPPLPDAFFDRFDRVQWAFSICEINGMILVGLWFVQWLLLKYKSIISRRFFCIVGTLYLYRCITMYVTTLPVPGMHFKCSPKLFGDWESHLRRIMKLIAGGGLSITGSHNMCGDYLYSGHTVILTLTYLFIKEYSPRRLWWYHWLCWTLSMVGMFCILLAHDHYTVDVVVAYYITTRLFWWYHTMANQQVLKEASQTNLLARVWWYKPFQYFEKNVQGIVPRSYHWPFPWPVLHRGRQVKYSRLVNDT